The Aphelocoma coerulescens isolate FSJ_1873_10779 chromosome 2, UR_Acoe_1.0, whole genome shotgun sequence genome contains a region encoding:
- the FAM237B gene encoding protein FAM237B: MEFVWKRWWYLQLGCILIVNLVYANLEYQKETPPSLREIDHQCWQVSSQGLVEMKKLKVADTVIALWDFMMFLKESPKPKHNELFNDLAQNFWDMYVDCVLSRSHGMGRRQLTSPKYSSTYSHRTLEGSAFTNPF, translated from the exons ATGGAATTTGTATGGAAACGATGGTGGTATCTTCAGCTGGGCTGTATATTGATAGTGAATTTGGTTTATGCCAATCTAGAGTATCAAAAAGAAACTCCTCCAAGCCTGCGTGAGATTGACCATCAGTGCTGGCAGGTATCGTCCCAAGGGCTGGTGGAAATGAAGAAACTCAAGGTAGCAGATACAGTCATTGCTCTCTGGGACTTCATGATGTTCCTAAAGGAATCCCCTAAGCCCAAGCACAATGAACTCTTCAATGACTTAGCCCAGAACTTCTGGGATATGTATGTAGACTGTGTGCTCTCAAGATCCCATGGAATGGGCAGAAGACAATTAACATCTCCCAAATATTCTTCCACATACTCACACAGAACTTTAGAAG GGTCTGCTTTCACCAATCCATTTTAG